The following coding sequences are from one Candidatus Methanomethylicota archaeon window:
- a CDS encoding PhoU domain-containing protein, whose protein sequence is MEDYLNRIDSIIMEMYDLVENMGNFILKALEERKSGLLELTNEICKVAQIKEEKVLEICIEVLIRFQPFASDLRKLTTSMKVAYDISRICRYLRNIIEVMEEFDLSNCDIDETILLFKSAFPSVLLSINSYLQKDVKKSKDIIKADEFIDQKYKFLLRKLVNENTKPSCILFNGLVARIIERMADHACYIAHETIYLVTGNRIEFFK, encoded by the coding sequence ATGGAAGATTATTTAAATAGAATAGACTCAATCATAATGGAAATGTATGATCTTGTGGAAAATATGGGTAATTTTATATTAAAAGCATTAGAAGAGAGAAAAAGTGGTCTCTTAGAATTAACAAATGAAATCTGTAAAGTTGCTCAAATAAAAGAAGAAAAAGTATTAGAAATTTGTATTGAAGTACTTATAAGATTTCAACCATTTGCCTCTGATCTTAGAAAACTTACTACTTCTATGAAAGTAGCCTATGATATTTCAAGGATTTGTAGATATCTTAGAAATATAATTGAAGTAATGGAAGAGTTTGATTTATCTAATTGTGATATAGATGAGACTATTTTATTATTTAAAAGTGCATTCCCATCAGTACTCTTAAGTATAAACTCATATTTACAAAAAGATGTTAAAAAATCAAAGGATATAATAAAAGCAGATGAATTTATAGATCAAAAATATAAATTCCTCCTTAGAAAACTTGTTAATGAAAATACTAAACCTTCATGTATTTTATTCAATGGACTTGTAGCAAGAATCATTGAAAGAATGGCTGATCATGCATGCTACATTGCACATGAAACTATATATTTGGTAACTGGAAATAGAATAGAATTTTTTAAATAA
- a CDS encoding desulfoferrodoxin — protein sequence MTERLQVYKCEICGNIVMVLHAGKGQLVCCGKPMTLFEEKTIDVGKEKHVPVVEKTSEGLLIKVGSTEHPMEEKHYIEWIQVIKGDITAISFLKPGMKPEFLIKPETFLEIERAREYCNIHGLWSNKK from the coding sequence ATGACAGAAAGACTACAAGTATATAAATGTGAAATTTGTGGAAATATTGTAATGGTTCTTCATGCAGGAAAAGGACAATTAGTTTGTTGTGGTAAACCTATGACTCTTTTTGAAGAGAAAACAATAGATGTAGGAAAAGAAAAGCACGTTCCTGTTGTAGAAAAAACTAGTGAAGGTCTTTTAATAAAAGTTGGATCAACAGAACATCCAATGGAAGAAAAACATTATATTGAATGGATTCAAGTTATAAAAGGCGATATTACTGCTATAAGCTTTTTAAAACCAGGAATGAAACCTGAATTCTTAATAAAACCAGAGACTTTTCTAGAAATAGAAAGAGCAAGGGAATATTGCAATATACATGGTCTTTGGTCTAATAAAAAATAA
- a CDS encoding glycogen/starch/alpha-glucan phosphorylase — MIKNNFIISVTPDIALENGNTYAGGLGVLEGDKFYAASRLGINYFVLAPYYENGYVDYDFDLNLNPIPKPQPQPQDFLKNLELCDEFNINLRNEIIKIQALKYTKNSGIAIFFKSISPDWARKLFDRLYIEENSEARFYKYLLFAKASESYIRRNISLDEIECIDLQESYAAFLPLSLKIPGKYRLIIHTAGPWGHPTFNREFFKKEFGYSFVDNDVVLTELGLSLSKQAFAVSAKHLSILLKVFPHHREKLSYVTNGIDLVRWMDRELDEKSRCYELTLDKFIKIRKRLKENLINYLIKIKDIDLENKFIAIWARRVVPYKRPDFVIRLASQIKNKPIVIIIGGKAHPFDSQGLEYMKLFMRLHKENNNIIYIPNYSIQIAKLLLSGSDLLLFTPFSGWEACGTSYMKAAVNGIPSLSSIDGGIPEFIINEINGWLFGEDIRLLIDYFSNQAMEINEKEYSEFQELFFKIHEIYRNDPEFYYRVGLNALRTFTSRANMERVLKEYYPNLIRIY, encoded by the coding sequence ATGATTAAGAATAATTTTATAATTAGTGTTACACCAGATATTGCTTTAGAAAATGGCAATACTTATGCTGGTGGATTAGGTGTACTTGAAGGAGATAAATTCTATGCAGCATCTCGATTAGGAATTAATTATTTTGTTCTTGCTCCATATTATGAAAATGGATATGTAGATTATGATTTTGATTTAAATTTAAATCCTATTCCAAAACCTCAACCTCAACCTCAAGATTTTTTAAAAAATTTAGAATTATGTGATGAATTTAATATTAATTTAAGAAATGAAATAATAAAAATTCAAGCATTAAAATATACTAAAAATAGTGGAATTGCAATATTTTTTAAATCAATTTCTCCTGATTGGGCAAGAAAATTATTTGATAGACTTTATATTGAAGAAAATTCAGAAGCAAGATTTTATAAATATCTTTTATTTGCAAAAGCATCTGAATCTTATATAAGAAGAAATATTTCTCTTGATGAAATAGAATGTATTGATCTTCAAGAATCCTATGCTGCTTTTTTACCTCTTTCTTTAAAAATCCCAGGAAAATATAGACTTATTATACATACTGCTGGACCATGGGGACATCCTACTTTCAATAGAGAATTTTTTAAAAAAGAATTTGGTTATAGTTTTGTTGATAATGATGTTGTATTAACAGAACTAGGATTATCACTATCTAAACAAGCATTTGCTGTATCTGCAAAACATTTAAGTATTCTTTTAAAAGTTTTCCCTCATCATAGAGAAAAACTTAGTTATGTTACAAATGGAATAGATTTAGTAAGATGGATGGATAGAGAACTTGATGAAAAAAGTAGATGTTATGAACTTACACTTGATAAATTTATTAAAATTAGAAAGAGATTAAAAGAAAATTTAATAAATTATTTAATTAAAATAAAGGATATTGATTTAGAAAATAAATTTATTGCTATATGGGCAAGAAGAGTAGTTCCATATAAAAGACCAGATTTTGTAATAAGATTAGCTTCACAAATAAAAAATAAACCTATAGTTATTATAATTGGAGGAAAAGCACATCCATTTGATTCTCAAGGATTAGAATATATGAAATTGTTTATGAGACTTCATAAAGAAAATAATAATATCATTTATATTCCAAATTATTCCATACAAATTGCTAAATTATTGTTAAGTGGTTCAGATCTTTTATTATTTACACCATTTTCTGGTTGGGAAGCATGTGGAACAAGTTATATGAAGGCTGCTGTAAATGGCATTCCTTCGCTTTCTTCAATTGACGGTGGTATACCAGAATTTATAATAAATGAAATTAATGGATGGTTATTTGGAGAAGACATAAGACTACTCATAGACTATTTCAGTAATCAAGCTATGGAAATAAATGAAAAAGAGTATAGTGAATTTCAAGAATTATTCTTTAAAATTCATGAAATTTATAGAAATGATCCTGAATTTTATTATAGAGTTGGACTAAATGCTTTAAGAACATTTACATCACGTGCAAATATGGAAAGAGTTCTTAAAGAATATTACCCAAACTTAATAAGAATTTATTAA
- the proB gene encoding glutamate 5-kinase — MQEEEYREELKKSKLIVVKVGASSLSNEEGFLDIKKIERLCDEIISLKKIGIDVILVSSGAIRAGKSIIKGKNADMPSLQALAAIGQVLLMEAYRKVMANRGFIIAQILLTWDDFKNKRRLRNLLNTLNTLISFGVLPIINENDTVAVEEIKFGDNDTLSALVAKYTQADLLIILSDVNGLYSGDPKDTNSKFISCVEKITPEIENYAQNKYSGFGGMATKIKAAKIVTEAGIPMVIANSSIEKVLEKIISGEKIGTIFLPKVES, encoded by the coding sequence ATGCAAGAAGAAGAGTATAGAGAAGAATTAAAGAAATCTAAGCTTATAGTTGTAAAAGTTGGAGCTTCTTCATTATCTAATGAAGAAGGATTTCTTGATATTAAAAAAATAGAAAGACTTTGTGATGAAATTATTTCTCTTAAGAAAATTGGAATAGATGTTATATTAGTTTCATCTGGTGCTATAAGAGCTGGTAAAAGTATAATTAAAGGAAAGAATGCAGATATGCCTAGTCTTCAAGCATTAGCTGCCATTGGTCAAGTATTATTAATGGAGGCATATAGAAAAGTAATGGCTAATAGAGGATTCATAATTGCACAAATATTACTCACTTGGGATGATTTTAAAAATAAAAGAAGATTAAGAAATTTATTAAATACTTTAAATACATTAATTTCTTTTGGAGTACTTCCTATTATTAATGAAAATGATACTGTAGCTGTAGAAGAGATAAAATTTGGAGATAATGATACACTTTCAGCACTTGTAGCTAAATATACTCAAGCTGATTTACTTATAATTCTTTCAGATGTAAATGGTTTATATTCTGGAGATCCCAAAGATACAAATTCTAAATTTATTTCATGTGTTGAAAAAATTACTCCTGAAATAGAAAATTATGCTCAAAATAAATATAGTGGATTTGGTGGAATGGCTACAAAAATAAAAGCTGCAAAAATTGTAACAGAAGCAGGTATTCCTATGGTAATTGCAAATAGTTCTATAGAAAAAGTTTTAGAAAAAATAATTTCTGGAGAGAAAATAGGAACAATATTTTTACCAAAGGTGGAATCATGA
- a CDS encoding glutamate-5-semialdehyde dehydrogenase translates to MILENVLLAKKASLILANISTEIKNRALITAANSIRKNKDFILSANKIDLEKGYELLKEGKIIKPLIDRLKLDEIKIEEICKMIEKVAELEDPVGKTIYAMKMDEGLHVFKITVPFGVIAAIFESRPDALPQIASLCIKSGNAVLLKGGSEAKESNRALFKIMYEAFLSEGLPEGCIQLIEERETIKEILKMEGLIDLIIPRGSNEFVKYIQENTRIPVLGHSAGICHIYIDKSADKNKAIEICYDARVQYPAACNSMKILLIDREIAKDFLPDIAKRLIEGGVKIKACKESYEILKSHGIFVELANEEDFSTEYLDLILPIKIVNGVDEAIEHINHYSSHHTDSIIAEDISVVKKFLTMVDSSTVMHNASTRFSDGYRYGLGAEVGISTNKIHARGPVGLEGLVTTKYILLGSGHKVSDYVGKKAKPFIHKKIEGSWLDYLKGD, encoded by the coding sequence ATGATTCTTGAAAATGTATTATTAGCAAAAAAAGCTTCTTTAATACTTGCGAATATATCAACTGAAATTAAAAATAGAGCTCTCATTACTGCTGCAAATTCTATTCGTAAAAATAAAGATTTTATATTAAGTGCTAATAAAATAGATTTAGAAAAAGGTTATGAACTTCTTAAAGAAGGAAAAATAATTAAACCATTAATTGATAGATTAAAATTAGATGAAATCAAAATAGAAGAAATTTGTAAAATGATTGAAAAAGTAGCAGAATTAGAAGATCCTGTTGGAAAAACTATTTATGCTATGAAAATGGATGAAGGCTTACATGTATTTAAAATAACAGTTCCTTTTGGTGTCATTGCTGCTATATTTGAGAGTAGACCAGATGCTTTACCTCAAATAGCATCTTTATGTATAAAATCAGGAAATGCTGTATTATTAAAAGGAGGTTCTGAAGCAAAAGAATCAAATAGAGCATTATTTAAAATAATGTATGAGGCTTTTTTATCTGAAGGTTTGCCAGAAGGATGTATACAATTAATCGAAGAAAGAGAAACAATTAAAGAAATTCTTAAAATGGAAGGACTAATAGATTTAATAATTCCAAGAGGAAGTAATGAATTTGTAAAATATATTCAAGAAAATACTAGAATACCAGTATTAGGACATTCAGCTGGAATTTGTCATATTTATATAGATAAAAGTGCTGATAAAAATAAAGCCATAGAAATATGTTATGATGCTAGAGTTCAATATCCTGCTGCTTGTAATTCTATGAAAATATTACTTATTGATAGAGAAATAGCAAAGGATTTTCTACCAGATATAGCTAAGCGTTTAATTGAAGGTGGAGTTAAAATTAAAGCATGTAAAGAAAGTTATGAAATTTTAAAATCTCATGGAATTTTTGTAGAATTAGCAAATGAAGAAGATTTTTCAACTGAATATCTTGATTTAATACTTCCAATAAAGATTGTTAATGGTGTAGATGAAGCTATAGAACATATAAATCATTATAGTTCTCATCATACAGATTCTATTATTGCTGAAGATATTTCTGTAGTAAAGAAGTTTTTAACTATGGTTGATTCTTCTACAGTAATGCATAATGCTTCAACAAGATTTAGTGATGGATATAGATATGGATTAGGAGCAGAAGTTGGAATTTCTACAAATAAGATTCATGCAAGAGGTCCTGTTGGTCTTGAAGGACTTGTAACAACAAAATATATTCTTTTAGGATCTGGTCATAAAGTTTCAGATTATGTTGGAAAAAAAGCAAAACCATTTATTCATAAAAAAATAGAGGGTTCTTGGCTTGATTATTTAAAAGGTGATTAA
- the proC gene encoding pyrroline-5-carboxylate reductase, with amino-acid sequence MEIGIIGYGRMGSAIAQGIYKIGIIPKIYDIDEGKRMKAKNEGMKVVNFLSELSDCSIIIIAVKPKDFNEVLEEIKKYLNNKLFISIAAGVSISFIESKLGKNAKIIRIMPNIAASIRESTSVLIYNKNVKEEDLELIKNIFENIGMLLIIDNEELMDVITGISGSGPAYFFFIMKIMTEICEEFGLSKEIARKIVAQTCKGAGMIVLNSREDFQSLINMVASPGGVTEEAIKFMISNNFQEIFKNAIYNAIKKSKELLYKS; translated from the coding sequence ATGGAAATTGGTATTATTGGTTATGGAAGAATGGGATCAGCAATTGCTCAAGGAATTTATAAAATTGGAATTATTCCTAAAATTTATGATATAGATGAAGGAAAAAGAATGAAAGCAAAAAATGAAGGAATGAAAGTGGTAAATTTTCTTTCTGAATTAAGTGATTGTAGTATTATAATTATCGCAGTAAAACCCAAGGATTTTAATGAAGTTTTAGAAGAAATAAAAAAATACTTAAATAATAAATTATTCATTTCCATAGCTGCTGGAGTTAGTATATCTTTTATTGAATCAAAACTTGGAAAAAATGCAAAAATTATTAGAATAATGCCAAATATTGCAGCATCTATTAGAGAATCCACTTCTGTTCTTATATATAATAAAAATGTAAAGGAAGAAGATTTAGAATTGATAAAAAATATTTTTGAAAATATAGGAATGTTATTAATAATTGATAATGAAGAATTAATGGATGTTATTACTGGAATAAGTGGAAGTGGTCCTGCCTATTTCTTCTTTATTATGAAAATAATGACAGAAATTTGTGAAGAATTTGGTTTATCAAAAGAAATAGCAAGAAAAATAGTAGCTCAAACTTGTAAAGGTGCAGGAATGATTGTTTTAAATTCTAGAGAAGATTTTCAATCTTTAATAAATATGGTTGCATCTCCTGGTGGAGTAACAGAAGAAGCTATAAAATTTATGATTTCAAATAATTTTCAAGAAATTTTTAAAAATGCTATTTATAATGCTATAAAAAAATCTAAAGAACTACTCTATAAATCTTAA